One region of Quercus lobata isolate SW786 chromosome 2, ValleyOak3.0 Primary Assembly, whole genome shotgun sequence genomic DNA includes:
- the LOC115966237 gene encoding uncharacterized protein LOC115966237, with protein MGNCSALGKPKRKSIIMSCAPKGPKPMCKCNHQEVLRVMKTDGKILEYTRPMLVKNVLMNFPGYGIGLSKRPLRQLPLNYELKVGHVYYLLPLSRSDYSSSSLGMEGTNSGTKRIKVIITKQQLEELLSKKISVEEKLLEIQKESMSRWRPVLETIPEGSEQACSFFVV; from the coding sequence ATGGGAAATTGCTCAGCACTTGGCAAACCCAAAAGAAAGTCTATCATTATGTCTTGTGCTCCTAAAGGACCAAAACCTATGTGCAAGTGTAACCACCAAGAGGTTTTACGTGTCATGAAAACTGATGGCAAGATTTTAGAGTACACAAGGCCTATGCTTGTTAAGAATGTCTTGATGAACTTCCCAGGTTATGGAATTGGCCTATCAAAAAGACCATTGCGGCAACTTCCATTGAATTATGAGTTAAAGGTTGGTCATGTTTATTATCTTCTTCCACTATCTCGTTCAGattactcttcttcttcactaggCATGGAGGGCACAAATAGTGGTACGAAGAGAATAAAAGTGATTATTACAAAGCAACAGCTTGAGGAATTGCTGTCCAAGAAAATATCAGTGGAGGAGAAGCTCTTGGAGATTCAGAAAGAGTCTATGTCAAGGTGGAGACCAGTGCTGGAGACCATCCCTGAAGGAAGTGAGCAGGCATGcagtttttttgttgtttag